One Hordeum vulgare subsp. vulgare chromosome 4H, MorexV3_pseudomolecules_assembly, whole genome shotgun sequence DNA window includes the following coding sequences:
- the LOC123449335 gene encoding uncharacterized protein LOC123449335: protein MGKYVELLDMGVRIAARFHSHCPQTARLYYHPPASSSAPGAGDGGGMVPAGGAAAGAVAMMKRQQRAAVDATEIILYTVV from the coding sequence ATGGGGAAGTACGTGGAGCTGCTGGACATGGGGGTGCGCATCGCCGCGCGGTTCCACTCCCACTGCCCGCAGACGGCCCGGCTCTACTACCACCCTCCCGCCTCCTCGTCCGCCCCCGGcgccggcgacggcggcgggatgGTGCCTGCGGGAGGCGCGGCCGCCGGCGCCGTGGCCATGATGAAGAGGCAGCAGCGCGCCGCCGTCGACGCCACGGAGATCATCCTCTACACCGTCGTCTAG